The Elusimicrobiota bacterium genomic interval AAAGCCACGCCGGTAGCATCCCCGCAACAGGGGATACCTCGGCGTGGTGGTGCAGTAGTCTAACATGTTTAGGAATATCTCACACGCACGAAATTACGGGAAAATTCAGCGGAGGCGTCACAAATTGAGCGAATCATGCGCTTGAGAGGCTCATGAAGTTGGATTTCGCGAACCGTTGCGAGTCGCTCCATGCTTTTTAGTAGGAAGTTGATGGCGGAGGCGTAGCGTGCATATGCGGTGGGTAGGGGTTCAATGGCGAATAGGGGACGAATACTAATAGGTGCAGGAGCACTGGGACGCGCAAAGGGCAACCCGACCTCTTGCTTCTCGTACGGGACGACATCCGCCGGCTTGGCATCTTTTGCATGGCCCGCCTCAAATTCAACCTTGCGCGCCTCAGGACTATTACTGGGAAATAACAGCGCGGCGAAAGCATACTTCTCATAATCGCTGTATCCTGAGTCGGACCGTGGTCTAAGGGATAGCGGAGCTGCCCCCAATTCCCAAATTACTTTTTCCTTCGGCGACTTGCCGTTGTCCGTCAATCTCATCGTGATTCCGGGCGAGCGAGAGGCCGGAAGGAAGGCCCATCTTTTGTTGCGGCCCTTGGACCCCAAGAGACAGGCAGCGATGAATGGGTTTTCTAACTTCTGCCGCAATGAGACCTGGAACTTATAGGCGGCCAGCAAATCTGGATTATCCTTGAGAGCGTTGCGGAAGGCATTGAAAACAATGCCATCCTTGTCGAAGGAGAATTCGGTCTGTAAAAAGTGGTCACGGAGAAAAATGTTTTCAAGCTGCGAGTTTGAAGCCCAAATCCCGATGGGAGTGGAACGGACGGGATCTTGGAAGAAGCTGAGCCAGCGCCGATCTGTCGACGATTTGTTGCCCGAGCCGATGCTTAGGGCTTGATCAAGGAAGCCCACTGCCGTTTCATAGGTGGCAACGTCCAGCTTATCCTTCTTCTCAATCAAAGCTCGGCGTAAGCCGGACAGGAGTTTCTGTGTGCTGAGTTTGTCGTCCGCCTCAATTGCCAAGGAAACGCTCGCCAATGTCGAATCTGCGACCTCCCTGACATAGGCGTCTACGGCATTGGCCGGGATCATCGCCCACGGCCACACTGGGCCCATGGCTTTCCATGCCTCCGCGTAGGAGCGATATAGTTTGCCCACAACCGGCTTATCCACACTCCGATAGTCCTCGACTTCCAGAGAGAACTTCGCGGGACGCAGGTCCACTGAGACCCCAAAAAGATCGACAGGGGAGCCGGCGCTTTTTAAACCACCGAGAGCCTCCATATGGTCAAAGGGGCCAGGGTAGCTAAAGGCGCCATACTCACGCTCGGTGTCCTGGTTGGATTCAGCTTGAACAGGGACACCCTCGTGCGCAACCAAACAAGCCGCAAAGAGTGCACACCACAAAAACAGCACGCCCTTCTGCCATGTCACAGTGCAAGCCCTCGCCGAAACTTGGCTCCTTTGATGGAACATGAAAGATTCATCTGTCTAACGTAGAGAGTCACTTGACTAAGTAGCACGGCCGTCGAGACGGCCGTCAATGAAGATTGTATCTCTGCCGCCTATCATTAGCAACGGAAAAGAAGCTCCAGTTTCCGTGATATCCTGCGGGCCACGCAGGGTATCACCCCAAGCCCTATCTCCGACCCAACCCCAGCCGGTCAGCAGGACTCTGGACTCTCCGGCCTGCCTTGATCGGGGCACTTCACAATGCCGAGTTGGGCGACTGGAGGGGTCGACTGAGGTGGTTGCTGGTGCACGAATCAAACCCGGCGCCGCACCTCATCCGCCAACGCCGCCGGAAAAACCCTCCCCACCGAAATCTCCCCCGCCCCCACGAACTTTTCCAGCGACCCAAAAGCCTTTGCCAACCCCGCCAAAGCCCCATCCCCCCCGGGAAATCCCTCTTCGAAATGCACGGCCGGCACCAAAAGCCTCCCATCCTGCCGCGAGTTCTTCGCGTCCAGCCGCCCGATCAACCGCCCATCGTGCAAAATAGGCAGACAATAATACCCATGCCGCCTTTTCGCCGCAGGCACATACACCTCGATCTTGTAGTCGAACCCGAACAGATCCAAAGTCCGCTGGCGATGCCACAGGAAGGAATCGAACGGACAAAGCAGCGTCGTCCCCTTCACCGCCGGCCCCGGCTCCTGCAAAGCCGGCAAGTCCTCCCGCAAAGCGAACCACTCCCCGGCCAGCCCCTTCACCGCCACAGCCGAGACCTCGCCCGACTCCAGCATCGCGCGCAAAGCCCCGCGCCGGTCTTTCAATGAGAACCGCGGGAAAGAAAGGTAAGCCCCCAAATCCTTGGCCGTGGCCGCGCCCATCGCGTGCAGGCTCTGCCGGACATGCCACTTGTGGAACTCCTCGGCTGAAAGCGGCTCCACCGCCGAAAGGTCCACCACCCGCTCGGAAAGATCGTAGCGCTTGCGGAAATGCGGCCGCGAATGCACCGCCACCTTGCCCGTCATCCACAGAAAATGAAGCGCGTGGTCGCCCGGCATCCAGTCCCACCAGCCCGTGGATTTCTTAGTCCTCTGCCCAGCAGTGAACACCGCGGCAGTCACCGGCCCCTTGTCCGCCACCACAGACTCGACCTCGCGCAGCATCTTCCCGTTAGCCTTCAGCCAGGACGACCAGCCCGTGTGGCGCGTGCGGTAGTCCAGCATGGCCCGCCGCCAGGCGGGCAGATGAGCGCGCGGCACCAGACAGGCCGCGTGAGCCCAATACTCGTAAAGGAGACGGTCCTCGTAAGCCAGCCGGTCCAGCGCGGCCTTGTCATAGGCCCCGAAGCGGCTCCAGACCGAAAGATAATGCGCGCGTTCGATGACGTTGATGGAGTCGAGCTGCAGGCCGCCCGTGTCTTCGACGAAGGCTTGCAGGCGCTTGGCGTTGAGCGGCCCCTGCAGAGGCCGGTCCAGGTGCTGGCGCTTGAGGAAGAGCCGGCGCACGGCCTCGACCGTGATAGGCTTCACTTCAGCAGTCTACAAAATGGACGACATCCCTATTTCGCCCGCTTGGCGAAGTAGCTCCTAGCGGAAACGGCCTTGCCCGGTTGCCTCAGATGCAGCTTCCAGGCCTTCTGCGCCGTGCGCAGACCCTCCAGCTCATGCTCGTAGGTCGACTCCACGGCCTTCCTGAGCAGATCGGCCATAGGGCAATGCAGTTCGACCGCCAAGTGCTTGAGCCCGCTATGGAGCTCCTCCGGCAGGTAGATCGTAGTCCTGACCATGGGGTCGCCTCCTACGATGAGATTAACATGCAAACATATGTATGTCAATCCCCCATGGGGTGCGCCGAAAATTTGTAGGTAGCCGCCAGACCGGGCGCCCGGAATCGCGCGCCCGGCAATCTCCCGTGGGGGTCCCTCCCTTGGTCCGTTGCTTTTCTGCAACTTCCCTCCCCAACGCGGCGATATAGGGCATCTATTCCGAACCGTGTTGCTTGGGAGCAACGGACCAAGGGAGGCAAGGTTCGGCGGGTGGGAACTTTTTCGGGGGTCATCTCGTAAGATAGTATGGATTCCCAAGGGACGGTGCGTCGCATGGCGACATTGCTCAAAGAGCTGCGGCTGGACCGCGGAATCTCCCAGCGGCAGCTTGCCGATCATGCGGGCGTCAACGCTTCGGTCGTGCATTGGGCCGAGCGGGGCGAAGACGCCAAGCTCTCGACCTGGGGCAAGCTCTTTGAAGGGCTGGGCTATCGCCTCCGGATCGACGCTACGGAGCTTGCCGAGGAAGTCGGCGAGCTTCTTGCCGAGGAGCGCGACCGCAGGCGGGAAAGGCGCTCGCAAGGTCTTTGCGCGGGCAAGCGTCGTTTCTATTGACCGCTTGACGAGGGTGTAAGGCCGGCTGCCTACAAATTTTCGGCGCACCCCCCCCATGCCTGCCATCCGAGTTCATCACTAAATATACGAATGACCCGCCGAAAAGTTCCCGGATAGGCCATTTGTCTGAGAAGAAATGGGCCCTAAGACTCGTTTGCGCCCCTTTGCGCGCAAGTATAATACCGTCCATGGTTTGGCGCTGCGCGCTCGCGGCTCTGGCCGCCCTATTGCCCGCCTCGTCCTCGGCCCAGGTCCGAGCCGTAGCCAAGGTCGCGGCGCCCTGGCGCGGACCCGTTGGCCCCGCGCTCGGCGCGCCGCACTTCACCAACTCGCTGGTCCCTCAGCTGCAGTCCATGGTCCCCGCCCCGTCCTTGACCGCTCCCATGCCCAAGGTCGGCCTGCAGGCCGCGCCCATAGTCCAGACCATGGAAGCCCCCGGCCCGGCGCCGGTAGCGGCCGAGGATCAAAAATTCCAGGACTCCATGGCCGCGGCCATGACCATGCAGAGCCAGGTCCTCGGCTCCATATCCCGCGCCACAGGCTTCGACCCCCTCGTCCTATCGCTGGGCATGTCCATGCTGCGCGAAGGCCTCTCCGCCAAGGACTGGCTCGACATCGGCGCCGGCCTCCAGGACCGCGATTCCGACTGGGACGAGATGGACAAGGTCCTCGCCCAGCAGATGCGCTCCCCCCAGTTCTCGGAAGGATTCCGAAAGGGCCAGAAGATCTCCCCCGACGACCTCACCATGCTGGCCTGGACCATCAAGGACCTGCCCCGGGAAGTCGAGATCGCGCGCAACAACCAGTACCTCGGCTGGCAGTACCGCTGGGAGGCGGGCGACGCTTCCGCTGCCGGGGCCTCGTTCAAGAACGCCTCGGTCAAACGCCTGTCCAAGGACTCCTGGATGATAGACCTCGGCGCCATCCCCGGGCCCCAAGGCGCGCAGAGGCTGCGCTTCTCTCTGGAAGGATTCTCAGGGCGCGCCGCGGACGCCAAGCCCCAGCTCGACGCCCTGCTCTCCTCGCCCTTGCTCACCCCCGAGCAGAGGGCCGACCTCCTGCGGTTGGCTCTGCGCCTGGAAGCCGAGGGCCTGCTGCCCAAAGGCTACAGCCAGTCCCGGTCCGCGCGCTAGGATTCCGACTCGGTGATCTCCTCCAGGGTCTTCTCGGCGCTCGTCGGGCCGAGCCTGCCGCGCCCGGCTTTCCGGCCGTCCAGGCGGTCGGTGACGGCGCGGAACGCCATCAATAGGATGAAGCCCGCCACCCCCACGGCCGTGAAGACGTACCAGATGTAGTGGGCGTGGGCGTAGTAGCCGGCGCGCTCCAGCTCGCTCAGGCCCGCCGGAAGCTTCGCGGGGTCCGGGCACCACTTATCCAGAAGCATGCCCGAGAGGATGAAGCCGAACAGCCAGCCGAAGGCGGAATTGAGGTGCGCGTAGCCCATGTACAGGCCGGTCTCTCCCGGAGGCGCCTGCTTGGAGGCGTACTCCAGGTAGCGGGGCGATAGGAAGCATTCGGCCAAGCCCTGGAAAAAGATGCCGATCATCATCATGAGGATGATGGTGTTGACCGTCGTGAATCCCAGGGACACCTCCTTGGCCCCTATCAAAGGCGCCAAGGAGACGGTGAAGGCGGAGAGCGGGATGATGAGGAAGGAGACCGCTATCGAGCTGATGGGCCGCCAGCGGCGCACCAGCTGGGTGATGGGGATGACGAAGAGGATGACCACGAAGGGGTTCACGTTGGCCACCCAGCCGGGCTTGGAGGAAAGCCCCACCATGCGGAACAGGTACTTGGGCATGGTGGCGTAGAGCTGGCCCTGGATCGCCCAGAAGAAGCCCGTGATGACGATGAGGCAGGCGAAGCGCCAGTTGGAGAGCGCCCGGCCCAGGCCCGCGGCCAGTTCCCGGAAGCTCTTGGCCGGGGTCTTGGCCGCGCCCTCCGGCTCGCGGTAGGCCAGCAGAGCGAAAAGCAGGGCCACGAAGGCCATGGAGGCGGAGTAGAAGTTGACGAACTGCAGCTCCCAGCCCGGGCCGCTCGGGTTGCCCAGCAGCCCCTTGAGGAAGCCCAAGAGGCCGGAAGAGTCCGATGCGGCGAAGGCCTGGCGGATGGGGTCCACGAAGCTCTTGCCCGCGAAGGCGCCGATGTTGACCGCCCAGTAGAACAGGGAGAAGGCCCGGGCCCGGTTCGTCTCGTCGGAGCACTTGGCCGTGGTCCCGGAGACCACCGGCTTGACGATGCCCGCCCCGCAGACGATGATGGCCAGGGCCAGGATGGCGGAGGACTTGGTCGGGAAAGCGCCCAGCACCGAGTAGCCGACGCAGAGCAGGAAGAAGGCCGCGCAGAGGGACTTCTTGAAGCCGATGCGGTCGGCCAGCGTCCCCATGAA includes:
- a CDS encoding helix-turn-helix transcriptional regulator; this translates as MATLLKELRLDRGISQRQLADHAGVNASVVHWAERGEDAKLSTWGKLFEGLGYRLRIDATELAEEVGELLAEERDRRRERRSQGLCAGKRRFY
- a CDS encoding winged helix DNA-binding domain-containing protein; amino-acid sequence: MKPITVEAVRRLFLKRQHLDRPLQGPLNAKRLQAFVEDTGGLQLDSINVIERAHYLSVWSRFGAYDKAALDRLAYEDRLLYEYWAHAACLVPRAHLPAWRRAMLDYRTRHTGWSSWLKANGKMLREVESVVADKGPVTAAVFTAGQRTKKSTGWWDWMPGDHALHFLWMTGKVAVHSRPHFRKRYDLSERVVDLSAVEPLSAEEFHKWHVRQSLHAMGAATAKDLGAYLSFPRFSLKDRRGALRAMLESGEVSAVAVKGLAGEWFALREDLPALQEPGPAVKGTTLLCPFDSFLWHRQRTLDLFGFDYKIEVYVPAAKRRHGYYCLPILHDGRLIGRLDAKNSRQDGRLLVPAVHFEEGFPGGDGALAGLAKAFGSLEKFVGAGEISVGRVFPAALADEVRRRV
- a CDS encoding ribbon-helix-helix domain-containing protein, producing MVRTTIYLPEELHSGLKHLAVELHCPMADLLRKAVESTYEHELEGLRTAQKAWKLHLRQPGKAVSARSYFAKRAK
- a CDS encoding MFS transporter; the encoded protein is MEKTTWRFSSTFWFANLIELFERAAYYGCFIFLSVYLTTRIGFSDRATGVVTGVFSFVLYLMPTFMGTLADRIGFKKSLCAAFFLLCVGYSVLGAFPTKSSAILALAIIVCGAGIVKPVVSGTTAKCSDETNRARAFSLFYWAVNIGAFAGKSFVDPIRQAFAASDSSGLLGFLKGLLGNPSGPGWELQFVNFYSASMAFVALLFALLAYREPEGAAKTPAKSFRELAAGLGRALSNWRFACLIVITGFFWAIQGQLYATMPKYLFRMVGLSSKPGWVANVNPFVVILFVIPITQLVRRWRPISSIAVSFLIIPLSAFTVSLAPLIGAKEVSLGFTTVNTIILMMMIGIFFQGLAECFLSPRYLEYASKQAPPGETGLYMGYAHLNSAFGWLFGFILSGMLLDKWCPDPAKLPAGLSELERAGYYAHAHYIWYVFTAVGVAGFILLMAFRAVTDRLDGRKAGRGRLGPTSAEKTLEEITESES